CTGACCCAATCCAAGTAACATGTATGCTAAGCCTGCCCCTAACGAGGTAAACATTATCATTGCACTAGATGTACCAATTGCTTCGTGCATATTGAAATTTAAAAAAATCAGCATGATGGGGATTACTAAAACGCCCCCTCCAATGCCGATTAAACCTGTAACAAAACCGATTATAATACCCAAAAATATGTAAGTTAAAGTATTTTTATTAGGTTCACCTTCAACCCTAATTGGTTTTGCTGTAATCATTCTTAAAGCGCCAATTAACATTGTTAAACCAAACATTGTCTTAAGAATAGTTCCTGAAAGATAGGATGCAACATAAGCTCCCCCAAATCCTCCAATTGCCCCAATAACACCAAGGGTAATCGCTTGATTCCATAAAACAATCCCCTTTTTATGATGTTTGAGTACACCACTTAATATGGTTGGCAAAACGACCATGAGGTTTGTTCCAAATGCTACTCTTATTGCAATAGTCGGGTCTATGCCCATTGCTGTTAAAATCCAGTATTGGATCGGTATCATGATGAAACATCCTCCAATTCCTAAAAGGCCGGCAAAAAGTCCAACAAAAATACCTGTAACCAATAAAATTATCATAAATAGTGGTTCC
This DNA window, taken from Methanococcus maripaludis, encodes the following:
- a CDS encoding sulfite exporter TauE/SafE family protein codes for the protein MEPLFMIILLVTGIFVGLFAGLLGIGGCFIMIPIQYWILTAMGIDPTIAIRVAFGTNLMVVLPTILSGVLKHHKKGIVLWNQAITLGVIGAIGGFGGAYVASYLSGTILKTMFGLTMLIGALRMITAKPIRVEGEPNKNTLTYIFLGIIIGFVTGLIGIGGGVLVIPIMLIFLNFNMHEAIGTSSAMIMFTSLGAGLAYMLLGLGQAGLPPYSIGYFNILQWGLLAATSIPMARFGAHFAHKIPAKSLMTLFIAIMAYMGLKMIGIFSWLGLPL